ttgaatatgaattatatccgattcaaatttgaatttgaattcaaatattatttatatatagtatttctatacatctaaagtttatacacctaaagtttatagacccaaagtttataagtcaaaagtttacatacccgatttaaatttgaatttgaattcaattatcTCTCTTACttgagagaatcccttatatgccactgaaaattggtctgatcccttatatgccattgaaaattggctcttcccttatatgccattgatccAAATTTGCACACCCTCTCATGCCACTCTCATCAGTTAACCGTGTGTTGACCGTTAATTCTCAAGGAAAAAGACGTATTTACCCTTCTGAGTATAGGGCATGCTTAACAACTGAAAGAGGGCAAATATGTCTTTTTTTACTTGagagttaacggtcaacacacGGTCAACTGACAGTAGTGGCTTGAGAGGGTGCGCAAATTTGGACCAATGAcatataagggaagagccaattttcagtggcatataagggatcagaccaattttcagtggcatatcaGAGATTATCTCTTACTTTGtacacccaaagtttataagtcaaaagtttacctacccgtttcaaatttgaatttaaattcaaatattttttaatatagtatttctatatataatttttttcaactttgtttttttatttttttaaatgtatggtgtagtaggaagagaagaatgggaggaggaaagggggagagagcgtaTGGGGGGATTGGGATCGagcgatcgcccattagcccgCCGccctatttgccactcttgtgacatggcaattaacgatttgccacactgtgtctatgacatgcgggcccttatatgtctatgacatgtgggcctagtggcaaatcgttaagaaccactcgtaagagtgacaaatagttaaaagcccccccccccccccctcttcttcttctttcataAAGCGAGCGGTTCACTGGAGCAAAGACATAAAAAGTATCTGCAAAACTTAATTCATAAAAGtaaagatttgaaaatttgaaatcGCTTTAGGATACTCTTTGAAATAGGGCAGATCACTAGAGCCTCGCCAATTGTGCCCGGAACCCCTCGAGGTGTTCGTCTGTTACGCACGACGCCACCACGTTGACGCCATGGCCGTCCATCATCGAGCACGGCGCGCCCGGGGAGATGGACGGCAGCATCTTCACCTCCGAGTAGGGGATCACCCGCGCCGGCCTCCCGCCGCCGAAGTCGACGCCGTCGAGCCCGAGCCCCGCCCAGCTCGACGCGTACAGCGCGCCGTACCCGCACAGCGCGgcgacgagctcgccgccgccgctgtcgtcgaGCCCAAGCGTCTTGGTGCTGAGGAGCACCGGGATCCGCTCCTTGGCGTCCTTGATCAGCTTCACCAAGTCGACGACGTCGCCGTTCGCCACCGCGTCGGCCGTGGCGACCACCACCTGCGACATGATGCAGTTGCCGTAGTACCCGTCCTTGGCTCCGACGTGCTTCCGCACGTTCGCCGCGAACACGAGCGGcgcgagggcgccgccgccgtggccattGATGGCGCGGGTCCGGCACTGCCACATCGCCGCGGTGACCGCCTCGAACACGGAGCAAGGCCGGTCGCCGGCGTGCCTGCTCCCGAACTCGGCCTTGACGCGGTTGACGAAGCTCCACGGGATGATGACGTCGCAGTAGGCGAAGTCGACGTGCTCAAATTTTACGCCGGCGGCTAGCCGCTTGAGGAGGATGGTGGCAAGCTGCGGGATGTCAGGCAGCGACTCGTCGTACCTGACCGGCACGACGGACGGCGAGTGGAGACCGCGggcgagctcgccgacggcgcGTAGAAACTGCGCCAACCCGCACGCGTCGGCGACGCCGTGGTTCCACGTCGCCGCGACGACGAACCCGCCGCACGCGAACTCCGTCACCTGCATCATCATCAGCGGGTCGGACGCCGCCCGGCATGGCCCGCCGTACCggacggcgaggtcggcgagCGACATGACCACCGGTGCTCCGAGGAAGTTCACGTCCTCCAGGGTGCAGTTCGCCGTCGCGCGGACGAACACCACGCCCTCGCCGGTGCACGAGAACacgacgtcgtcgccgctgccggcgaggcggccggcgaaggGGTAGTAGTGGACCAGGGCACGCGACAGCGCGCGCCTGATGGTCTCCGCCGGCTCGTCGACGCCGCGCTCGAACACGTGGAACGACGTGAACGACATGCCCAGGCGTGTCATGTCAGTGGAGGTTGGCcggatggtcgccgccggcgtcggctccGACGGGCGGACGAgcaccgacggcgacgacttggttACCACGAACGTCATCGTCTTGAGCTAAAACTCTGTGGGAATATGCGACTTACCTATTGCTTGATACTTCATACTTGATAGGTCTCTAGAAATTTAAGAGTAAAAGTCTTAGCAGTTTATATCACAAACAGTGACGGTCATTTTGAAACGTTGAAAATTAAGAAGCCATGTGATCAATCTAAGATAACATGcatggaatttctagacaatTTGGAATTATGATTAGTCAAGTTGACCACGTTTTTAAGAATAGTGCTGACGACGCCGCCAGTGCATATTGCAATTTAGTAAGGCTTGTTTTATAGGGGAATGTATCATATACATACCGTGCACATCAACTAACAAATTTCATCAacaaatctaaaaataaatttaacatgTACTTTAATAGCATTACACTTAATGTATAAAGTCTTAAtctcaaatttattatattttagccgtaatgTAAAAGATAAAATCCTTAATAGTTTTAAGTGTATAAATCGATCAAAATTTTATCTTTGTTTAACACCATATAtggaatgaatttgaagatgagaCTCTATTCATAAATATGATACTACTAAAAGTACATATACAACTTTTTCTACAATTTTTGGTGATGTTTTTTTAATAGGTACATACATTGTATACACGAGACGAGAAGGGTTGTGTGGATATGAAACATTTCCCTTTTACAGTACTCTATTGTAATTAGGGGTGATCTATTGCTTTGGATCCGTTGAATCCAATCGATCATATATAATGTACTATACCTGCTACTTGTCTGGttgtacatatagaaataaatttgaaattaaaatgcATGATTGTAGGATGTATTTACAAGTTATATATACTAtctttgtctcaaaatatagctaGACTAAACTTGAAAATGTAGCCATATTTTATGATACAGTATATTCGAGTCTCAAatttaaatgttttaaataaccATAaaattattatctaaaaaaactataaaattaataGATACATTTATTCTACGATACATCATGCTGCCATTAACAGTAAAAGCGGAGGAGTTATTGGTCGTGAAAACGTTGAGAACAAAACCAGTAGCTAGTGCATGTGACAACTTGTCGACTTAATTGCCATGTTGAAAGACTTTCGTCTAATTAAGTCATTCAATACTCAGAGAGAAGTCTTAAGACATGTAAATTGTCAAACAAAAATTAAGAAAGGTCACGGTGGGTGCCTCTTGGCACCCGGTTTTGTCGATCGGAAACGTAATGTATTTTTGCAGTATCAATTTCTATATTAGTAGTTAGTACACATATGCATAGTTGATACATTGTATaccccctccatcccaaaatataagcatttttagctataaatctggataactgtgtgtccagattcatagctaaaagttgctatattttggaatagagaTAGTAATAAAAGCTAAAAAATTATTTATGTCTTTATTAGTgccgaaacaagatttcggtaTTACTAagagggggtggctatcaagctagaaaagtggatgggtttagagacaaggaattttatacaggttcaggccttcttaataagaagtaataccctactcctgtccggggattgatccgctgAGTGTAtaattgatcgtatgatctgggagaaaaatcGTGTCcccaagaggcacccggacccctccttatataggggaaggggtccgtattacaaagtacagcccatatccctaacggaataggtagttacagataagatacaatcgtaaccgactaggatcctgcgtatttccttgacatacaagtttggaatttaacccgagtccctttgaagatattctatctatacatggcaccccataTTCAGTCAGATATACACGCCATgcaggtatggggtatccataatctccaccgtagcccctgagacctttacaGGCGACGAAATAGTCTTCTCTCGTAATTCAAAACGATAATCCGAGTGTTTCAACTTCTTCTGCcttggtctcccgagtactaaagtcaaagactgtgaagggctgaaaatagaaaaaattaggtgcatcgactagatgcacctaattaggtgtaacccccaactatgtgattagttaaataaaaactaaacatatagtcaaaatGCATCAAAACATCCATCCGAGTGGTTTCTCAACCAAATCACCCAAGGGATCATATAGCTAAGCATATGCGGCATCTGATAAAACATCCAGCCGACTGCTTTAGCTTTAATGCGCCAAAAAAGAAATATAGAAGAGGCCCGAGTGAGAAACACTCTAAAGCTCTATAAATCAACACACATGATaaaaatccgagtaaaaactctaaaaaagatccatcaaatgtggtatGAAGCATGATAAATGACGAGTCTAAATAGCCTAAGCTATGACTCACACCATTATCAAggtaagcatataacatgctaagaGAATGACCATTTAAAATCAGTCATCTCATTAAGACCCGAATAGctttgtagcctaaaaaggccaacaaaattaatataatacttttctgttgggcacctttttatttgcattgtagaaattccaaagaattatctaaCTGCATCAAAAAGGATTTGAGCAGCACTGGGCTATTCTGTCGtgagcaaattttgccaaagcaaaaacatatgcctaagtccctaaggatcacaacCAACCACGCAGACAATAAAATTGGGCTGAAGGTACTGCttaggcccaggcccattagcacctcccgataccctagcgaaaaaaaatgctaaaatagGGCGCcgtttcgtcttccccgccgcgATCCTCTCCATTTTCCCCACTTCCCGCTACAGTACAAACACTGCGCCGACGGAGACTAGGGTTCGCAAATCCACACCATTCCACCCTTCTCGAAGCTTAGTGCTCTTGCATAGATCTTCCGCACATCCACCGCACCAATCTCCTCTTCACTCGCTGCCGTCCTCGCCCCAAATCTCATCATCCATCTCGCACCCATGgctgaggagagagaaagcttcgaaagTCAATGGGCTCCCTCCGATGTAACAGAGGAGAATTTGAAGGAGATGGTAGCACATGGCGTTCTTCCGGCTAAGGAGATTATCGGGTGGCGTCTGGCATATGGCGAAGCATTTCCGACCCCTGACACACACGAGGTCGTggtattttctcatttcttctatggtgGTTTTTCTCTAccaacctcaagattcttccgGGGGATCCTGGAGTTTTACGGGATTagtttgcatcacctaaactCCAATTCCATAGTTCACAtcgccaatttcatccatgttTGCGAAGCTTTTCTAGGGATTAGGCCACATTTTGCCTTattccgccgcatcttcttcctgaAGTCCCAGCCAAACAAGAGCAAGCCATGCGTCGTTGGGGGGGCAGGTTTTCAGTTAAGGGGAACCTTAAGCCAGaaatacttctccatgcccttcaaaaccTCGAACAAGGgctggcatgcaaactggtttTATGGGCAAAATCCTGAGCGAGCGCTCCCCGAGTACTCCTGCCTTCATCCAACATACCAACACACCTGGAACTCGCTTCCAATGGGAGATGAGGCTGCCCAAGCTCTTTCTCTAATGGAACGCATGTTGAAACTTAAAGAACAGGGTCTGCAAGGGGAACAAATCACTCGGCATTTCATCAAGAGCCGGCTGGcaccaatcaaagaaagatctcgCACTACCTTCGAATTTGATGGCAAGAATGACCCCAACCGTGAAGATCCAGAATCTCTTGAgtttaaaatcatgaaggagagaatgtacaaaATCTTCTCTAACGCTATCGCAGTTAGCTACTCACACCTGCTTCCAGTAGTGCCATACAATGCtttcaaccctcctccaccaGTATGTAACAGACATCTCGGCCTTTCTGATGGTATCCTTTTGTCTTTTGCAAGGTTGGCTGAAAACTTGAAATATCATGCATAGGAACTTTCTttgatgaaatctgatcccCCAATCGCTCAACGCCGCTCACCCCACCGGCAAGCAGGTCAAGCCAGTGGAGGGCCGAAAATCTAGTCTGATGCTCAGCCAAGCATCTCAAAGCCAACTAACTAGTCTAACTCTCGAAAAAGGAAATTAATACTGAGTGACGATGAGGGTGACAATGTTGAAAAAGCTGGCAACAAAGAGGTGACTGGAAAACAACCAAAGCAAGCTAacccgaagaagaaaacatccagtcgtccAATACCAAAAATCAGGAAGTCATCCAGGTACAAGTCATTTAATAATCTTCCCTGTATCGCTAAACATACACCATCAAAGTAGTGTTAATAGCATATCTCAAATCTGTAGGAAGCCATCTGACATCGATCCTTCTGGAAAAGACTCTGAACCGACTAGCATGGAGACTGGTCCTACAACAGAAACTGGGCTGACCGCCGAAAATCGCCCGAGTAGTAATCAACCAGCAACCGATAATATAGAGGCCAGCAACGAGCCCCCAACCGGgaaccagtcggccgaagctgatcaggagcccccgactggaaaccagttgGGTACAGAATGAAATGAGGACATCCCGGAAACAGAGGCCCGAGCAAGCAGCCCTCCCCAAAAAGATACCGACACCGACCCGAAGTCTAGTTCATCCGATAGGGTGCAAGGGCCTGCTCGTCCTCAACCAAAGATCATAACAGGTAATCAACTCTTCTAAATTCATTTTGCTCTGACAAATCCTCTTCGATTGCTTTATCATCATCTGTGAATATGTAAAGGCCCAATGAtcggtgatgaagaagaagttcTTCGGATTCAGTCGGCTGAAGATTCTCGCCCACCTATCTTAGTCAAATGGTGGGATGACGAAATGCAGCCACAAGGGATTGTAATAAATAAGCAGAAAGAAGACGAGGAAGGGTCTTTGCTTGCAAAGACGCTCAATCAGGCCACTCGTCTTGTAAATGTATGTCTCTTTGCACATAGCTTTACTCATCCTGTCGGCCACTTTACTAAATAGAGATGAATTTGcaatgcagagaatccatcttaggAATGAAGCAAAAACTGCAACCCTCGAGAAACTGGTTCCTCACCTTGGAACCCTGGAAGCGACCAGATCCCAACTTCGTGAAACCAGGGAGCTTGCCAGGAAAACCAAACATGATCTTCGGGACCGAATCGCCGAGCTCCAAGATTCCAATttcgagctgagtggttcatccAAAGGTAACCTTTATTCCTGTTTGACTTACCCCAAGCTGCTATCCGTATGTAATTGACCAATGGAAAATATTatagtgcaagctgccaagatcaCTGAGTTAGAAAAGCGAATCAAAGCTCTGGAAAAAGACAAAGGTGAATTGACCAAACAGTGGGACTCAGCCCTGAAAGACGTCGAATGTATTCATAGTTGAAACTCCAGAACCACTCTTGTCTTCGTGCCCAGTTATTGATGTGAACCATTTATGCAGATCGCAAAATTAAATCTCAGGCTCAATTCGACGTCTTGGTCAACAAAATTAAGAAGCTTGAAGGAGCTAGGGATGAAGTTGCCAACGCCGCTACACCACTCATCCAAGCCatgttttttaataataatGGTCCGAGTTCGTTCGATGCTGttgaaatcttcgacaagctaaGAGCTGCTCCGGATACATACTTTAAAAACATCAAGGAAGCTGGATGCATGGGGGCGAGCATGGTATTGGCAATGACCAAGTCCTTAAACCCGAGGATCGATATTGACGCTGTCGAatgctttgcagacgggacaagtgaagaagaCGCCCTTGACCTCATCAATGATGCACAGAAGGCTGCTGACAAGATCGTTGTTGATGCAGTTGAGAGGTTTCTAGACAACAATCTCAGGCCGACTGTGTCTGATGATTCTGATAATGGAAAAATTGAGTCTGATTGACATTGTATAGTGTAACTtatgatgatggaggcacaatttgtacaatactgatgaatttatgctgtgtTTGATAATTTAAACTCAactcctgatttcttaaaagtttttgtcaaaccttattgagcctaaaacccgtaAAAGTTcttgaaaactttcagtcctcattgactaggCCAAAAAAtcgaacaaggcaatgataaatcaagtaagcaaattgaattgataagaaTCACGCTCCATTAatattatagtagcccccgactggtAACTCAAGGAGCAACTTgatgttagcagtcaaagagggagaaaagatacaaaagtaatgcctaagcataaaaatgACGAAGATGctcaatattccaagagttgtcgatgTGAGTGCCgtcttcacgcttgagtcgataagaacctggccgagtaaCTTCAGAAATTATAAACGGTCCCTCCCATAATGGAGACAagttgtgccgatctcgtgtagtttgaattttcctcaaaaccaggtctcCGACTAAGAAAGCCCGCGATCGAACATTGCGGTTGTGATAacgtcgcaacccttgtaaatacCGAGCCGACTGAATTAAGGCTGCCTCACGGGCTTCTTCCAGTCGGTTGAGATCGTTAACTCAGTCTTCTCCGTAGCGCTCCTCCTTGAAGTTGAGAAATCGCAAAGATTCGAATTCTACCTCGCTTGACAACATTGCTTCCGCACCATATACCAGGAAAAACGGTGACTGACCCGTGGCCCGACTGGGCGTAGTACGCAGAGACCAAAGTACGGATGGCAGCTGATCTACCCATTTAGCAGCATAGGGATGCAGTCGGTCGAAGACTCGCGCTTTGATTCCTTGAAGTACCATACCATTGGCGcgttcgacttgtccattgctcataggatgcgctacggaggcatagcaaattttgatgccgaagtcttcacaaaaatcTTTAAACACACTGCTAGTGAATTGAGTACCATTATCTGTGATGATTCGATTGGGTACCCCGAACCGGTGCAcgatgttgatgaaaaaatctctagccTTGTCTGCTGTAATCGTGACGACTGGTTTGGCCTCAATCCACTTTGAGAATTTGTTAATAGCTACAAAAAGATGAGTGAAACCACCGGTAGCCCTTTTGAATGGGccgaccatgtcgagcccccaaacggCGAACGACCAGGataacgggatggtttgcaactcctgaGTTGGTAAATGAGTCTGTCgggcaaaaaattgacaaccttcgcatGTTCGCACAATTTTATCGGCGTCGGATAccgcagtaggccagaaaaaaccctgccgataGGCCTTGCCAACAATGGTTCATGCGGCAGCGTGATTGCCGCAGATGCCCGAGTGTATATCTTTTAGCAATTGCCTTCCCTCCTCCAAAGGCACACAGCGTTGCAGAATccctgatggacttttcttgtataGCTCGGTCTCATGTATGACGTAATGTTGCGCCTGGAGATCCGCTCGGCTTCGTCTTTATCCTGAGGGAGTTCTTGCTTGGTCAAAAACTTGATAAGGGACTCTCTCTAGTCGGCTTTGATCATGCTTACTTCTTGAGTGTCCACAGCCTCGgttgtttctttccttggtACAGTTGGTTCATAAAAATGCTCAACAAACACATCAGAAGGAGTTATTTCTCGTTTCGAACCAAAATTGGCCAAtctgtcggctgcctcattATTATGTCGAAGAACATGGGTTAGCTCGAGGCCATCAAACTTATCTTCTAACTTGCGTACCTCCAGCCGATAAGCAGCCATATTATCAtcgaggcaggaccactctttcatgacttgattaacaaccaactgagaatcTCCACGAACTATCAGATGCCGGATCCCCAAAGATATCGCGATCCTTAATCCATGAAGAAGCGCCTCATATTCTGCCATATTATGGGACGCAGAAAAgtgtatccacaatacgtagtttagcctttctccagttggggaaatcagGACAACTCCTGCTCCGGTGCCTGAAAGCCtctttgacccgtcaaaatgcatagtccaatactccatcttctctaaaggcatgtcttcttggcactcagtccactcggcgacaaaatctgctagggcttgggacttgatcgaagttcgcggcttgaaggatagatccaaagacatcaactctaaggcccactttgcAATCCGTCCATTTGCCTCGCCATTATGAAGTATgtccccgagtggaaacgatgtgaccaccgtgaccgaatGACCTTGAaaatagtgagataatttcctgacggtaattaaaacACCATATAACAACTTTTGCACCTGatgatatcttgtcttggagttgGTCAAAACCTCGCTGACGAAATAAACATGGCCATCttcttcacgctcgacaaccatgaccgtgctcacaacctgaAATGTTGCCGACACATATAACAACAGCGGCTCTTGCAgatgtggtgaagctaagaccggtggagtagtgagaagtttcttgaagtcttcaaaggctttttgcgcttcgggtccccactggaaattgtcggtTTTCTTTAGTAACTTGAAAAAgcgcatcccccgctcgccgagtcgtgagatAAACCGGCTGAGTGCCACCATGCATCCAGTTAACTTTTGAATGTCTTTTTGGGAactcggcggtttcatgttgaggatagcgtTGATcttctccgggttggcctgtatgcccCTATGGGATACCATAAAGCCAAGCAACTTCCCTGACgatactccgaagatgcacttttcaggatTTAACTTCATCCTGAAGGCACGGATGCTTGCAAAGGTCTCTTTTAGATCCGCAATCAAATTAttcttctgcttggtcttgacaactacgtcatcaacataagcttcaacgttgcgaccaatctgagttgaaaaacatttctagatcatgcgttgataagttgctcatGCGTTCTTCAATGCaaaaggcatggtgatgtagcagtaagCCCCGAAGGGcatgatgaatgaagtcttcaagcagtcggactCTTTTAaacggatctgatgatatcctgagTAACAATTCAGGaaactgagtagctcgcagccggccgttgagtcaactacctggtcaatgcgaggtaacccgaagggatctttgggacaagatttgttgaggtcggtgtaatcaacacacatacgccattgtgccgtcttcttccgaaccaggaccgggtttgccagccagtcgggatgtagGACTTCCTTggtgaagcctgctgctaacagcttggtcaattcctccttgatcgcatccttcctatcCTGTGCGAAAGGGCAGAGTCATTGCTTAATGGGtttagcgtcttccttaacatgtaaagagtgctcaatcacctctctaggaatactaggcatatcagatggtttccacgcaaagatatctttattattttgaagaaaggtgataagcgcgctttcctatttgcAATCTAACTCAGcacctattacagcagtcttagtGGGATAAGAGGGATCTAGAGGATTTTTCTTAGTCTTGgcgtcgccttctccgctcTTTGGCATCTTGGTTGCAAGCACTTCTTCTTCTGTTGCTATTgatgcagccagtcggatctccTCTCGAGCGAGCGTGATCTTGCGAGTCTGtgccatctcgcaactttccTTGTCGCAGGTGACgacttgcttgatgtcgctccgcagggatatgactcctcgaggacctggcatcttcatcatcatgtaggtatagtgcgggacggccatgaacttgggtAACGCCGGGCGTCTGAGTATAGCGTGgtacgctgtctcgaaatcagcaacttcgaagcaaatgttctctgtgcggaagttctcCCGTGAACCGAAGGCAACCGGCAAAGTGATCTGGCTGAGTGGAGTAGAAGATAGCCCGGGGATGACTCCGTGAAAGGGCGCACTACTCGGCTTTAGTCTTGgcgtcgccttctccgctctttggcatcttggttgcaggcacttcttCTTCTGTTGCTATTGATGCAGCTAGTCGGATCTCCTCTCGAGCGAGCGTGATCTCGCGAGTCTGTGCCATCTCGCAGCTTTCCTTGTCGCaggtgacggcttgcttgatgtcgctccgcagggatatgactcctcgaggacctggcatcttcatcat
This window of the Oryza sativa Japonica Group chromosome 4, ASM3414082v1 genome carries:
- the LOC4335065 gene encoding acyl transferase 15-like; translated protein: MTFVVTKSSPSVLVRPSEPTPAATIRPTSTDMTRLGMSFTSFHVFERGVDEPAETIRRALSRALVHYYPFAGRLAGSGDDVVFSCTGEGVVFVRATANCTLEDVNFLGAPVVMSLADLAVRYGGPCRAASDPLMMMQVTEFACGGFVVAATWNHGVADACGLAQFLRAVGELARGLHSPSVVPVRYDESLPDIPQLATILLKRLAAGVKFEHVDFAYCDVIIPWSFVNRVKAEFGSRHAGDRPCSVFEAVTAAMWQCRTRAINGHGGGALAPLVFAANVRKHVGAKDGYYGNCIMSQVVVATADAVANGDVVDLVKLIKDAKERIPVLLSTKTLGLDDSGGGELVAALCGYGALYASSWAGLGLDGVDFGGGRPARVIPYSEVKMLPSISPGAPCSMMDGHGVNVVASCVTDEHLEGFRAQLARL